Proteins from a genomic interval of Debaryomyces hansenii CBS767 chromosome E complete sequence:
- a CDS encoding DEHA2E19822p (similar to CA2501|IPF6812 Candida albicans IPF6812 unknown function), with the protein MIGKLPLEIQVQLITLEPSSALKHVSSHFYMLYNDMYYEKIVRTFGESIMDIIIKVLPWLKVYIKTLDSFRNVARNIIASRLELEDITIEKALDDNPLHCMYIKDSWKYVYSLLKNKRLFAEYKDYKIDEPTNYVFNHFVEVNRTYLLSYTKSMWLSPGTYNLNIGLILKHGSGLGTTKFEVKYNDEDGNPVLQTFYPPTNINNILPKKQFCLMKLGEIVIPEANDVNEHNKTRKVQVVMEEIGLYLKSGFRIFFIDICQPSMLFNDYDLLYYTIKETDYRYFINIPLKNFYKALNYVQNGGASEKLETKQQYGLADPYSIWDQYDKEFLHGYHFNSDSSAAMEAINNSDANKDDQIEFEDLTKYADFYFNNRFKKRLFKFNTVYQRRQFINRFGDFEMDWHECDEDEELATKEKDSKNKRVCAYDREGLKWKIPIIGEL; encoded by the coding sequence ATGATAGGCAAACTACCGTTAGAAATCCAGGTTCAATTGATAACGCTTGAGCCGTCAAGCGCTTTGAAGCATGTTAGTTCACATTTTTACATGCTTTACAATGACATGTACTACGAGAAGATTGTTCGTACATTTGGAGAGAGCATAAtggatattattattaaagtgTTGCCGTGGTTGAAGGTTTATATTAAGACATTAGATTCGTTCAGAAACGTGGccagaaatataatagcGTCTCGTTTGGAATTGGAGGATATAACAATCGAGAAAGCTCTTGACGATAACCCATTACATTGCATGTACATTAAAGACTCCTGGAAGTACGTCTACTCGCTTTTGAAAAACAAGAGATTGTTTGCTGAGTACAAAGATTACAAGATTGACGAGCCCACGAACTATGTGTTCAATCATTTTGTGGAAGTCAATAGGACGTACTTGCTCTCTTATACTAAAAGCATGTGGTTATCTCCGGGAACTTATAATTTGAACATAGGTCTAATCCTTAAGCATGGGAGTGGTCTCGGCACCACAAAATTTGAGGTGAAGTACAACGATGAGGATGGAAACCCGGTTCTCCAGACATTCTACCCTCCTACAAACATCAACAATATTTTGCCCAAGAAGCAATTTTGCCTCATGAAGCTAGGTGAGATTGTCATCCCAGAAGCTAACGATGTTAACGAGCATAATAAAACCAGAAAAGTCCAGGTTGTCATGGAGGAGATTGGTCTATACCTAAAGTCTGGGTTCCgcattttttttattgatatttgcCAGCCATCAATGCTATTTAATGATTACGATTTACTTTATTATACGATCAAGGAAACTGATTACAGAtacttcatcaatattccgttaaaaaatttttataaGGCATTGAACTATGTTCAGAATGGTGGTGCTCTGGAGAAACTAGAAACAAAGCAACAGTACGGTTTGGCAGATCCTTATTCCATATGGGATCAATACGACAAGGAGTTTTTGCATGGATATCATTTCAATTCCGACAGTAGTGCAGCTATGGAAGCAATTAATAATAGTGATGCCAATAAGGATgatcaaattgaatttgaagaccTTACGAAGTATGCTGATTTCTATTTTAACAACCGCTTCAAAAAGCGTTTGTTTAAGTTCAATACTGTATACCAACGAAGACAATTCATTAACAGATTTGGAGATTTTGAGATGGACTGGCATGAATgtgatgaagacgaagaattGGCAACTAAGGAAAAGGATAGCAAGAATAAGAGAGTATGTGCTTATGATAGGGAAGGCTTGAAGTGGAAGATTCCAATAATTGGTGAGCTATAG
- a CDS encoding DEHA2E19844p (no similarity): protein MSACLIVTVASENCIEPCMTSLKTGNNDFTGQTYTVLTS, encoded by the coding sequence ATGTCTGCTTGCCTCATAGTCACTGTAGCTTCAGAGAACTGCATCGAACCATGTATGACGTCCTTAAAGACCGggaataatgatttcaCCGGTCAAACCTATACCGTACTCACATCATAG
- a CDS encoding DEHA2E19866p (similar to uniprot|P28707 Saccharomyces cerevisiae YKL117w SBA1 Hsp90 Associated Co-chaperone), with translation MTTVTPTVLWAQRSNAEDASKNVIYMTIEVLDPINIKLDLTSSNLKLSADSSDNGTHYSLELEFFDEIDTENSHKNTESGHQIYLILRKKNLKEEFWPRLTKEKLKLHYIKTDFDKWVDEDEQDEQPEEEPDMSNMMNMGGGAGGMPGMPGMGGMPGMGGMGGMPDMGAMGGMPGMPDMSAMGGAGGAGGIDFAQMMQQMGGAGGEGGNFDISQLASQLGQAGGNVGGEEGEGEAEGEGEAEGEVEEVK, from the coding sequence atgACTACTGTTACACCAACCGTTTTATGGGCACAACGTTCTAATGCAGAAGATGCTAGTAAGAATGTGATTTATATGACTATTGAAGTCCTTGATCcaattaatattaaattgGACTTAACTTCCAGTAACTTAAAATTAAGTGCTGATTCACTGGACAATGGTACACACTATTCGTTAGAGttggaattttttgatgaaatcgaTACTGAAAACTCCCATAAGAATACTGAATCAGGACATCAAATCTACTTGATTttgagaaagaagaatttgaaggaAGAATTCTGGCCAAGATTAACTAAGGAAAAGTTGAAGTTGCACTACATCAAGACCGATTTTGACAAGTGggttgatgaagatgaacaGGACGAACAGccagaagaagaaccaGACATGTCGAACATGATGAACATGGGTGGAGGTGCCGGAGGCATGCCAGGCATGCCAGGCATGGGTGGAATGCCAGGTATGGGCGGTATGGGCGGTATGCCAGATATGGGTGCTATGGGCGGAATGCCAGGTATGCCAGATATGAGTGCTATGGGTGGTGCTGGTGGTGCTGGAGGAATTGACTTTGCCCAAATGATGCAACAAATGGGTGGTGCCGGTGGTGAAGGTGGAAACTTTGATATCAGTCAATTGGCCAGTCAATTAGGCCAAGCTGGCGGAAATGTTGGCGGTGAAGAAGGTGAAGGCGAAGCTGAAGGTGAAGGCGAAGCTGAAGGTGAAGTAGAAGAAGTTAAATAA
- a CDS encoding DEHA2E19888p (no similarity) → MISYVDDCSSFKEFTNVILGKLYGPEHGCGKANIIIADPKLYENYYIDGPEPTTTVNYINSVGNINVTLIESISELITVLGEHFSVKGGAEHRDLPTIDKDTKIIGVYGIFEYFIKKGNQIMAQKLQANEENDQTMEGSNDAFMDLKDYSAKTVNFICSLMYNLKFYRKYEIYLNEPFDEIEETNNKRPYVPIIWNKQVPNLQPKEDKTCDVAQTDSNIQQEMSRNDKGPVISGPNERSVALDEANFEVPIPGSHNVGEPNEFTDTGSKQVDLVPLGLILSKWAKII, encoded by the coding sequence ATGATACTGTACGTTGATGACTGCTCATcattcaaagaatttacAAATGTGATTTTAGGAAAGTTATATGGACCAGAACATGGATGTGGAAAGGCTAATATCATTATAGCAGATCCgaaattatatgaaaattattatatagatGGACCAGAACCTACAACTACGgtcaattatattaatagcGTTGGAAATATTAATGTTACTTTAATAGAATCAATATCAGAACTAATTACTGTTTTGGGTGAACATTTTCTGGTTAAAGGTGGAGCTGAGCATCGGGATTTACCAACCATAGACAAGGATACGAAGATAATTGGGGTCTACGGAATATTTGAGTATTTCATAAAAAAAGGTAATCAAATAATGGCACAAAAGTTGCAAGcgaatgaagaaaatgatcaAACTATGGAAGGACTGAATGATGCATTTATGGACTTGAAAGATTATTCGGCAAAGACAGtcaattttatttgcaGCTTAATGTACAACTTGAAGTTCTACAGGAAATAcgaaatttatttgaatgaGCCGTTTGACGAAATCGAAgaaactaataataaaaggCCGTATGTGCCAATAATATGGAATAAGCAAGTACCCAATTTGCAGCCGAAAGAAGACAAGACGTGTGATGTTGCTCAAACGGATAGTAATATTCAACAAGAAATGAGCCGCAATGATAAAGGCCCGGTGATACTGGGACCTAACGAAAGATCGGTGGCATTGGACGAGGCTAACTTTGAAGTTCCAATACCAGGCAGCCACAATGTTGGTGAACCTAACGAGTTCACTGACACCGGTTCGAAACAAGTGGATCTTGTTCCCCTCGGACTAATCTTATCAAAATGGGCCAAAATTATATGA
- a CDS encoding mitochondrial 37S ribosomal protein MRP4 (similar to uniprot|P32902 Saccharomyces cerevisiae YHL004W MRP4 Mitochondrial ribosomal protein of the small subunit), with protein sequence MMGSSKSCVTFHRSIVRGAFLRRQAYSTAAVEERSLEQMSQRELREKAVAEALAREEEAAAKAKALRELKNQTRDLLSTLNKIPSTLVNSRLQKLQGELDGISNQEKVKQLDQELEEFMFEKMNLPQYEIQNRPWAVGPKQTISSGEQGKDDDASTQIKSTTSNSYTSQFPNLKPTPDYKPYSTQELYLRQLAHSRQSGSLGSELSNIYKPRDEVRKPRSISETTISTLMAAGCHLGHAKAMWRPSTQPYIYGEYNGIHLIDLNETLSALNRATQVIKGVAAKGGVILYVGTTKNWEQHRALEEAAKRTRGYYVSKRWVPGTITNFTEVTKQIGGSSRIEVDMMDQPTDRKLGEETSGNLIKPDLIVLLNPVENRNCINECIKQRIPTIGLCDTDMEPSLLTYPIPCNDDSMRASSLMTGILSKSAEEGLNERLNLSKEYKTAQSKFGNKLAQKTARIVNSSTRSATA encoded by the coding sequence ATGATGGGCAGTTCCAAGTCGTGTGTTACCTTTCACCGAAGTATAGTCCGTGGTGCATTCCTTCGCCGCCAGGCATACTCTACTGCGGCTGTAGAGGAAAGATCATTGGAACAAATGAGTCAAAGAGAATTACGTGAAAAAGCGGTAGCTGAAGCACTTGcaagagaagaagaggcGGCTGCTAAGGCCAAGGCATTACGtgaattgaagaatcaaaCTAGAGATTTACTTAGCactttgaataaaatacCATCTACTTTAGTCAACTCCAGATTACAGAAATTACAAGGCGAGTTAGACggaatttcaaatcaagaaaagGTCAAACAATTGGATCAAGAGTTGGAAGAATTCATGTTTGAAAAGATGAACTTGCCACAATACGAAATCCAAAATAGACCATGGGCTGTTGGACCTAAACAGACCATTTCCAGTGGTGAGCAAGGAAAAGATGACGATGCATCTACCCAAATCAAGTCTACCACATCCAATTCATATACCAGCCAATTTCCAAACTTAAAACCAACCCCTGATTATAAACCATATTCAACacaagaattatatttaagGCAGTTGGCGCATTCCCGTCAATCTGGTAGTTTAGGTTCCGAATTATCCAACATTTACAAACCAAGAGATGAAGTCAGAAAGCCTCGCAGTATTTCAGAGACTACTATTTCTACATTAATGGCTGCCGGGTGTCATTTAGGTCATGCCAAGGCTATGTGGAGACCTTCTACCCAGCCATATATTTATGGTGAATACAACGGTATTCATTTAATAGACTTGAATGAAACTTTATCTGCGCTTAATAGAGCAACCCAAGTCATAAAGGGTGTCGCTGCTAAGGGTGGTGTCATTTTATATGTTGGAACCACCAAGAATTGGGAACAACATCGTGCATTGGAAGAGGCTGCTAAGAGAACCCGTGGTTACTACGTCTCTAAGAGATGGGTCCCTGGTACTATCACTAATTTTACGGAAGTTACTAAACAAATAGGAGGTAGTAGTAGAATTGAGGTCGACATGATGGACCAACCTACTGATCGTAAGTTGGGTGAGGAAACCTCTGGTAACCTCATCAAGCCAGATTTAATAGTCTTATTAAATCCTGTTGAAAACAGGAATTGTATTAATGAGTGTATCAAGCAGAGAATACCAACTATTGGTTTATGTGATACTGATATGGAACCATCCTTGTTGACCTACCCAATTCCATGTAACGATGATTCGATGAGAGCATCTTCCTTAATGACTGGTATTTTATCTAAATCCGCCGAAGAAGGTTTAAACGAAAGATTAAACCTTTCCAAGGAATACAAAACTGCTCAATCGAAGTTTGGTAACAAATTAGCACAAAAAACTGCAAGAATTGTTAATTCTAGTACGCGTTCTGCTACTgcttaa
- a CDS encoding DEHA2E19932p (no similarity) has protein sequence MTITISKLEFLQYHNNVYTNDDERNYIRLFVESKGSSFRVKGMGKNLSESSQDNSRTTEIFKGPQGIELSNLVIDADTLEHNMACNEDDIEDEDVKAYIVSQKSHKLRFLQEVQEKGLKTKHNDTNDNDKVIHMNY, from the coding sequence ATGACTATAACCATTTCaaaattggaatttttACAGTATCACAATAACGTGTATACTAATGATGACGAGAGGAATTATATTCGGTTATTTGTCGAATCCAAAGGAAGTAGTTTCCGGGTGAAGGGTATGGgtaaaaatttatcagaGTCGAGCCAAGATAATTCAAGGACtactgaaatatttaaaggACCACAGGGAATTGAACTATCTAATTTAGTTATCGATGCTGATACATTGGAACATAATATGGCTTGTAATGaggatgatattgaagatgaagatgttAAGGCGTATATAGTATCACAGAAGTCTCATAAACTTCGTTTTCTACAAGAGGTGCAAGAGAAAGGGTTAAAAACAAAACATAACGACactaatgataatgataaggTAATTCATATGAATTACTAG
- a CDS encoding DEHA2E19954p (similar to uniprot|P38703 Saccharomyces cerevisiae YHL003C LAG1 Ceramide synthase component involved in synthesis of ceramide from C26(acyl)-coenzyme A and dihydrosphingosine or phytosphingosine functionally equivalent to Lac1p), producing the protein MPSPEQKNLSPLRPSTSSGAQPGLRRRGSSVGNIDVGDTSPSFATSYTSKSQRKKSDARIVELSKESDSDVAIVKKIGVAYREITYRHTWINPLLVLLAALGAFLVSGPDTIIHQVLEAMMIPAYKIEGSDQYGKGMNDFYFVGFYAIFFTFLREFLMCCVLRPTATWLNITKEAKAKRFMEQTYAMFYYGFSGPFGLWIMSTLPLWFFETLPFYESYPHKTHDFYFKVYYLGQAAFWVQQSVVLILQLEKPRKDFKELVLHHIITIALIWCSYRFHFTWMGLAVYITMDVSDFFLATSKTLNYLNSPLTGPFFVLFVGIWIYLRHYLNLRILWSVLTEFRNVGEWELNWDTQQYKCWISQPIVFFLIGALQIVNAYWLFLIFRILWRYVAGGGTKDERSDDEDEEETESGEDETKKTE; encoded by the coding sequence ATGCCGTCGCCAGAACAGAAGAACTTGTCACCACTAAGACCAAGTACGTCTCTGGGTGCCCAACCAGGTCTCCGTCGTCGTGGATCATCAGTTGGTAATATTGATGTTGGTGACACCTCACCATCATTTGCTACACTGTACACGTCTAAGTCGCAAAGAAAGAAGTCGGATGCCAGAATTGTTGAATTGTCGAAGGAGTCAGACTCGGATGTGGCAATAGTGAAGAAGATAGGAGTTGCATATCGAGAAATCACGTACAGACATACCTGGATTAATCCATTGCTCGTGTTATTGGCAGCATTGGGAGCATTTTTGGTTTCTGGACCAGATACCATTATCCATCAGGTTTTAGAAGCTATGATGATCCCAGCGTATAAGATTGAAGGTTCCGACCAATATGGTAAAGGTATGAACGATTTCTATTTTGTTGGATTTTATGCGATTTTTTTCACATTCTTAAGAGAGTTTTTGATGTGCTGCGTGTTAAGGCCCACCGCTACTTGGTTGAATATCACCAAGGAGGCCAAAGCTAAACGTTTTATGGAACAAACCTACGCGATGTTCTACTATGGATTTTCTGGTCCATTTGGGTTATGGATTATGTCTACCTTACCATTATGGTTTTTTGAAACATTACCATTTTACGAAAGCTACCCCCACAAGACCCATGATTTTTACTTCAAGGTGTACTATTTGGGTCAAGCAGCATTTTGGGTCCAACAATCTgttgttttgattttgcaattagAGAAACCTCGTAAGGATTTCAAAGAGCTTGTATTGCACCACATTATTACCATTGCATTGATCTGGTGTTCGTACCGTTTCCACTTTACCTGGATGGGCTTAGCAGTTTATATCACTATGGATGTTTCTGACTTCTTCTTGGCTACTTCGAAAACTTTGAACTACTTGAACTCTCCTTTAACAGGCCCATTCTTCGTTTTGTTTGTTGGAATTTGGATCTATTTGAGACACTACCTCAATTTACGTATCTTATGGTCTGTATTAACTGAATTTAGAAACGTCGGAGAATGGGAACTTAACTGGGACACTCAGCAATATAAATGTTGGATTTCCCAACCTATTGTGTTCTTCTTAATTGGTGCGTTGCAGATTGTTAATGCCTACTGgttatttttgattttccGTATCTTGTGGAGATACGTTGCTGGTGGTGGTACTAAGGATGAAAGAagtgatgacgaagatgaGGAAGAAACCGAGTCTGGTGAAGACGAAACCAAGAAAACCGAATAA
- a CDS encoding DEHA2E19976p (similar to uniprot|P38753 Saccharomyces cerevisiae YHL002W HSE1 Subunit of the endosomal Vps27p-Hse1p complex required for sorting of ubiquitinated membrane proteins into intralumenal vesicles prior to vacuolar degradation as well as for recycling of Golgi proteins and formation of lumenal membranes) has translation MFGGRQSNNKSNDSLEQLINRATDETLTNDNWQYILDVCDNISSNPEEGTKQGIKVVSSRLASKDANIILRTLSLLVAMAENCGSRMRQEIATTSFVQESLLKKFTDRRLHKTVKFRVAEVIKQLHDSFKTDPSLKPMTDAYNRLVNDYSQYSAETADGPAKPAKKERSRQDKKKEEDELQRVLKLSLQEYEREQTVKKSYLNNKPLPQAQNESQYQEQPRQQQQQQQVLQNQPMHSTPTGQQSTQSPAESQTIATVSKVRALYDLISYEPDELSFRKGDIITVIESVYRDWWRGSLVNGKTGIFPLNYVTPVVTKTPQELSRELDEENRLLAVDSKRIDKLLALLSSNPETINEDEITRLYGDIIPLRTSLGKFIDKYNVRKEELSVLNSQLNNEVKLYNDLMDSSISQRVTHQPSGMSMAPYPTGVASPTHSSFSQANPSMLHQQPTSSGFGNARGNSSNEYFHSQQVPPTSFNQQSQPHSQPQPPQQSGPQRHNTEFSNINNFPNVNNI, from the coding sequence ATGTTTGGAGGAAGACaaagtaataataaaagCAACGACTCTTTGGAGCAGCTAATAAATCGTGCAACGGATGAGACGTTAACCAATGATAACTGGCAGTACATTCTTGATGTATGTGATAATATTTCCAGTAATCCAGAAGAGGGTACAAAGCAGGGAATCAAAGTGGTTTCGCTGAGATTAGCATCGAAGGATGCTAATATTATACTTCGGACGTTGTCGTTGCTTGTGGCAATGGCAGAAAATTGTGGATCAAGAATGAGGCAAGAGATTGCAACAACATCGTTTGTGCAAGAATCGTTATTAAAGAAGTTTACCGATAGAAGGTTACATAAGACGGTTAAATTTAGGGTGGCGGAAGTGATAAAGCAGTTGCATGATTCGTTCAAAACGGATCCATCTTTGAAACCTATGACCGATGCCTACAATAGACTCGTTAATGATTATAGCCAGTATTCGGCAGAAACGGCCGATGGACCGGCTAAGCCAGCAAAGAAGGAGAGAAGTAGACAGGATAAgaaaaaggaagaagacGAATTGCAGAGGGTATTAAAGTTATCCTTACAGGAGTATGAGCGAGAACAGACAGTTAAGAAGagttatttgaataataagcCTTTACCACAAGCGCAAAATGAGTCGCAATATCAAGAGCAACCGCGtcagcaacaacaacagcaacaggTTTTACAAAACCAACCCATGCATAGTACCCCAACTGGTCAGCAATCCACCCAATCACCCGCTGAATCACAAACTATAGCAACTGTATCCAAAGTTCGCGCATTATATGACTTAATATCGTATGAGCCTGATGAGCTTTCATTTAGAAAGGGGGATATAATTACGGTGATTGAGTCTGTTTATCGTGATTGGTGGAGAGGATCATTGGTAAATGGAAAAACCGGTATTTTTCCGTTGAACTATGTCACTCCAGTGGTTACTAAGACCCCACAAGAGTTATCTCGCGAATTAGACGAAGAAAACAGACTTCTAGCAGTGGATCTGAAAAGGATAGATAAACTTTTGGCATTATTGTCTTCAAACCCGGAAACCATCAATGAAGACGAAATAACTAGGCTTTATGGCGATATTATTCCTCTAAGGACATCTTTAGGCAAATTCATCGACAAATACAATGTTAGAAAGGAAGAGCTCCTGGTATTGAATTCGCAATTGAACAATGAAGTCAAACTCTACAATGATTTGATGGATAGCTCAATTTCGCAAAGGGTCACTCACCAGCCCAGTGGAATGTCTATGGCACCCTATCCTACTGGAGTTGCTAGTCCGACTCATAGTAGCTTTCTGCAAGCTAATCCATCTATGCTTCACCAGCAGCCTACAAGTAGCGGCTTCGGAAATGCGAGAGGAAATAGTTCTAATGAGTATTTTCACTCACAACAGGTACCACCCACTTCGTTCAATCAACAATCACAACCACATTCACAGCCACAACCACCTCAACAATCAGGACCTCAAAGACACAATACTGAGTTCCTGAACATTAACAATTTTCCCAAcgtaaataatatatag
- a CDS encoding DEHA2E19998p (similar to uniprot|P43682 Saccharomyces cerevisiae YKL006C-A SFT1 Intra-Golgi v-SNARE required for transport of proteins between an early and a later Golgi compartment) — MSNPLYSHREQENNQRFDNLAQTLSQFRNTVNNDIHGSIQQENSTLDLLNDNFSQLMHSVKRTSGDLRNVMNRNASLTKIVGLILLAFFVIWMLYKLR; from the coding sequence ATGTCAAACCCCTTGTATTCACATagagaacaagaaaataatcaaCGGTTTGACAATCTAGCTCAGACTTTGAGTCAATTCCGTAATACAGTAAACAATGATATTCATGGATCAATCCAACAAGAAAATCTGAcattagatttattaaatgataatttcaGTCAGTTAATGCATCTGGTCAAAAGAACAAGTGGCGATTTACGAAATGTTATGAATAGAAATGCAAGTCTTACAAAAATTGTGGGTCTTATATTGCTTGcattttttgtaatttggATGTTGTACAAATTAAGGTAA
- a CDS encoding DEHA2E20020p (weakly similar to uniprot|P28495 Saccharomyces cerevisiae YKL007W CAP1 Alpha subunit of the capping protein (CP) heterodimer (Cap1p and Cap2p) which binds to the barbed ends of actin filaments preventing further polymerization), translated as MSSSVGLDTIVSSLVKSSPPGELDGISQDLSAILSSKSNSSTVNTAIEKYINENSGVFSSTYIASKINKHESSTKYIDFIGKKLFNIDLHKQTAIDFEDYEPEVKYPAYFDELVKKLTEYGEDHYPSKYAFTIVPDGSDLQIIIIGQKLNYENFYTGLWKSHYKIKSGSIEGEAKLDIHYYEDGNVRLNFEESTSGTLSSSNASEIVNFINNAENEMTLKIVEDFNELNQKYFKNLRRLLPVTRSKINWGQAIGNYRLGSDVVHNK; from the coding sequence ATGTCTTCATCAGTTGGATTAGATACCATTGTATCATCATTAGTTAAGTCATCACCACCTGGTGAATTGGATGGGATTAGTCAAGATTTGTCAGCAATTTTGTCAAGTAAATCCAACTCTTCAACAGTAAATACAGCAATTGAGAAGTACATAAATGAGAATTCGGGAGTGTTTTCTTCGACCTATATTGCATCGAAGATAAATAAGCATGAGTCGtcaacaaaatatattgacTTTATTGGtaaaaaattgttcaatatcGATCTCCATAAGCAAACTGCAATCGACTTTGAAGACTATGAGCCTGAAGTGAAGTATCCGGCTTATTTCGACGAGTTAGTTAAGAAATTAACGGAATATGGTGAAGACCATTACCCATCAAAGTATGCGTTCACAATTGTTCCCGATGGTTCTGACttgcaaattattataattggGCAGAAGTTGAACTATGAAAATTTCTATACTGGATTATGGAAATCTCATTACAAGATAAAATCAGGATCTATTGAAGGTGAAGCAAAATTAGATATTCATTACTACGAAGATGGTAATGTCCGCTTGAATTTTGAGGAACTGACTAGTGGCACTTTATCTAGTAGCAATGCAAGTGAAATTgttaattttataaataatgctgaaaatgaaatgacTTTGAAGATTGTAGAAGACTTCAATGAGTTAAACCAAAAGTATTTTAAGAATTTAAGAAGACTTTTGCCAGTTACTAGATCGAAAATCAATTGGGGTCAAGCGATTGGTAACTATAGACTAGGATCAGACGTGGTTCATAATAAATAG